From a region of the Geothrix sp. 21YS21S-2 genome:
- a CDS encoding MarC family protein, which translates to MPGTLYLTFFTFLALFPILNPPAMAPVFLQLTGHVQEPERNRLARLIGIYTFALLTSLLFIGGWMLKLLGISIPVISVAGGLLLFHSAWHMLNRDPRMTESEKAEIQVSMKDKAFFPLTLPVTAGPGTMAVTLSLVPAGNLLDPPVLLRYAAVAGGIALAALAVYIFYRFSGAVIRKMGPTGAATVSQISAFVLLAIGVQIVWNGLRELIRTL; encoded by the coding sequence ATGCCTGGAACGCTGTACCTCACGTTCTTCACCTTCCTCGCCCTGTTCCCCATCCTGAACCCGCCGGCCATGGCGCCGGTGTTCCTGCAGCTCACGGGTCACGTGCAGGAACCGGAGCGGAACCGGCTGGCCCGCCTCATCGGCATCTACACCTTCGCCCTCCTCACCTCCCTGCTCTTCATCGGGGGCTGGATGCTCAAGCTCCTGGGCATCTCCATCCCCGTCATCAGCGTGGCCGGGGGCCTGCTGCTCTTCCACTCCGCCTGGCACATGCTCAACCGGGATCCCCGGATGACGGAGTCGGAGAAGGCCGAGATCCAGGTCAGCATGAAGGACAAGGCCTTCTTCCCCCTGACCCTGCCGGTCACCGCCGGGCCGGGCACCATGGCCGTCACCCTCAGCCTCGTGCCCGCCGGCAACCTCCTGGACCCGCCGGTGCTGCTCCGCTACGCCGCCGTGGCCGGCGGCATCGCCCTGGCCGCGCTGGCCGTCTACATCTTCTACCGCTTCTCCGGCGCGGTGATCCGGAAGATGGGACCCACCGGGGCGGCCACGGTGAGCCAGATCTCGGCCTTCGTGCTGCTGGCCATCGGGGTTCAGATCGTGTGGAACGGACTCAGGGAACTGATCCGTACCCTCTGA
- a CDS encoding acyl-CoA dehydrogenase family protein, producing MEVSASEKLFGGSFLLSAIGSQPQFTPEELSDETKAIGEAARDFMEGEVLPQDAALDQVDLELSRDLLRKAGELGLLSLEIPEAYDGMDLDKKTGLVLLEEVGKQASFSVSYGAHTGIGTLPIVYFGSPEQKAKYLPLLASGEKLAAYALTEAGSGSDAMNAKTTAVLDGDHWVLNGGKMWITNAGFADVFVVFAKVDGRKFSAFIVEKEDPGFSTGLEEHKLGIKGSSTRALIMENCRIPKDRLLGEVGRGHRIAFGILNIGRFKLGAGCTGTAKVVLEYTIKYTGERQQFGKPLHAFGLIQSKLADIGTRIFVGEAMNFRTIGYVDERMHAISWDQEGAAKAKLDIMDEYAMEASIAKVWGSEALFLSADDAVQAFGGYGFSSEYPPEKIYRDNRINRIFEGTNEINRLIIAGALFKRASNGSLPLDRSTANVPEAPEGPMGRSMHAVELAKRLCIYASAAALDVCGQKLIENQEAAARVADMLTEIYAMESAVVRAAKMTEGGHRWAGLARQFADVYVNEAWHKVQVNARMLLAEVLEGGDLDKGLGDLEAFAGFVPASSSKLRAAIAAQLIEKGSYPIVQY from the coding sequence ATGGAAGTCAGTGCCAGCGAGAAGCTCTTCGGAGGCAGTTTCCTCCTTTCGGCCATCGGTTCCCAGCCCCAGTTCACCCCCGAGGAGCTGAGCGACGAGACCAAGGCCATCGGGGAAGCCGCCCGGGACTTCATGGAAGGGGAGGTCCTGCCCCAGGACGCGGCCCTGGACCAGGTGGACCTGGAGCTGAGCCGGGACCTGCTCCGCAAGGCCGGCGAGCTGGGCCTGCTGAGCCTGGAGATCCCCGAAGCCTACGACGGCATGGACCTGGACAAGAAGACCGGCCTGGTGCTCCTGGAGGAGGTCGGCAAGCAGGCTTCCTTCTCCGTGAGCTACGGCGCCCACACCGGCATCGGCACCCTGCCCATCGTCTACTTCGGGTCCCCTGAGCAGAAGGCCAAGTACCTCCCGCTCCTGGCCTCCGGCGAGAAGCTGGCCGCCTACGCCCTCACCGAGGCCGGCTCGGGCTCGGACGCCATGAACGCCAAGACCACCGCCGTCCTGGACGGCGACCACTGGGTGCTCAACGGCGGCAAGATGTGGATCACCAACGCCGGTTTCGCCGACGTCTTCGTGGTCTTCGCCAAGGTCGACGGCCGCAAGTTCAGCGCGTTCATCGTCGAGAAGGAGGACCCCGGGTTCTCCACCGGCCTCGAGGAGCACAAGCTGGGCATCAAGGGCTCCTCCACCCGCGCCCTCATCATGGAGAACTGCCGCATCCCCAAGGACCGCCTCCTGGGCGAGGTGGGACGCGGGCACCGCATCGCCTTCGGCATCCTGAACATCGGCCGCTTCAAGCTGGGCGCCGGCTGCACCGGCACCGCCAAGGTGGTCCTCGAATACACGATCAAGTACACCGGCGAGCGCCAGCAGTTCGGCAAGCCCCTGCACGCCTTCGGCCTCATCCAGTCCAAGCTGGCCGACATCGGCACCCGCATCTTCGTGGGCGAGGCCATGAATTTCCGCACCATCGGCTACGTCGACGAGCGCATGCACGCCATCAGCTGGGACCAGGAGGGCGCCGCCAAGGCCAAGCTCGACATCATGGACGAGTACGCCATGGAGGCCTCCATCGCCAAGGTGTGGGGCTCGGAAGCCCTCTTCCTGTCCGCGGACGACGCGGTGCAGGCCTTCGGCGGCTACGGCTTCTCCAGCGAGTACCCCCCCGAGAAGATCTACCGCGACAACCGCATCAACCGCATCTTCGAGGGCACCAACGAGATCAACCGGCTCATCATCGCCGGCGCCCTGTTCAAGCGCGCCAGCAACGGCTCCCTGCCCCTGGACCGCTCCACCGCCAACGTCCCCGAGGCCCCCGAGGGTCCCATGGGCCGTTCCATGCACGCCGTGGAGCTGGCCAAGCGCCTCTGCATCTACGCCTCGGCCGCGGCCCTGGACGTGTGCGGCCAGAAGCTCATCGAGAACCAGGAGGCCGCCGCCCGCGTCGCCGACATGCTCACCGAGATCTACGCCATGGAGAGCGCCGTGGTGCGCGCCGCGAAGATGACCGAGGGCGGCCACCGCTGGGCCGGGCTGGCCCGGCAGTTCGCCGACGTCTACGTGAACGAGGCCTGGCACAAGGTGCAGGTCAACGCCCGCATGCTGCTGGCCGAGGTGCTCGAAGGCGGGGACCTGGACAAGGGCCTGGGCGACCTGGAGGCCTTCGCCGGCTTCGTTCCCGCCTCCAGCTCGAAGCTGCGCGCCGCCATCGCCGCCCAGCTCATCGAGAAGGGGTCCTACCCCATCGTCCAGTACTGA
- a CDS encoding erythromycin esterase family protein has protein sequence MVSHSCDAPDRSQDLREPAPAGFRLILLCTLALVLHCGTVKGTLEGRVQGPDGAFLKGVEVAVFPADMRSPVEAASIAWVRTDSMGAFRIHRPAGAYGISASHPTLAGANVGRVTLTPGETFVLPFPLRLRSGGTVLRGRLGGGKGRPGVEGVIALVPSDGTAVLRFDQVRWVRTRSGAFQVALDEGRYGLSAVGKRGRAPAAWLEVGKSPLEWNPELLPEPSPAPADVGTWIRREAVSLADPERDEALDPALLALARSGQVFGMGEATHGTREFAQLVHLTLMSLAQAGSVRALALEMGLVEAFGVDAYVQGDGPDPLPALPPPFRVLEFRNLLVALRTHNLERDRGSRIRVHGIDMMDPGPPFHHALAFFRRTDPESARVLERRVKGLLLAQPIAKVTAPPNRIAWRAALDGLLARMDARKKAFIRAAGETGFARQRQALVVLGQFIPVAGDVPRGLEARENAMAENVYWVLRQEGVGARVLLWAHNGHITKAAQGPCGFPTLGWRLSQGLGPGYVALGTAFGRGGFLAFRTLGGILEPVPRTVEPMARGTLDAALASTGEPRFFLDLRKVPSAGPVRRWLSEPQGTWFVNLEYDPAHPAESMVMDPVVDRYDALAFFAETAPCQYWTMG, from the coding sequence ATGGTCAGCCACAGCTGCGACGCCCCTGACCGGTCACAGGACCTCAGGGAACCTGCCCCGGCAGGATTCCGGCTGATCCTCCTTTGCACCTTGGCCCTGGTCCTCCACTGCGGCACCGTAAAGGGAACGCTGGAGGGCCGGGTGCAGGGGCCGGATGGCGCATTCTTGAAGGGCGTGGAGGTGGCGGTTTTCCCCGCCGACATGCGCAGCCCGGTCGAAGCTGCGTCCATCGCCTGGGTCCGCACGGACAGCATGGGCGCCTTCCGGATTCATCGCCCCGCCGGGGCCTACGGCATTTCCGCTAGTCACCCAACCCTGGCGGGGGCCAACGTCGGCCGGGTCACGCTGACCCCGGGGGAAACCTTTGTCCTGCCCTTTCCACTGCGCCTGAGGTCGGGAGGAACCGTCCTGCGGGGACGCCTGGGCGGAGGGAAGGGAAGGCCTGGGGTGGAGGGCGTGATCGCTCTGGTTCCATCGGATGGGACGGCGGTGTTGCGGTTCGATCAGGTGCGGTGGGTACGGACCCGGTCCGGGGCCTTCCAGGTGGCCCTTGACGAGGGGCGGTACGGCCTTTCGGCCGTCGGGAAAAGAGGCCGGGCGCCAGCGGCGTGGCTCGAGGTCGGGAAATCCCCCCTTGAATGGAATCCGGAGCTGCTTCCGGAGCCCAGCCCGGCCCCGGCGGACGTGGGAACCTGGATCAGAAGGGAGGCGGTCTCCCTGGCGGATCCGGAACGGGACGAGGCCCTCGATCCTGCCCTGCTGGCCCTGGCCCGATCCGGCCAGGTCTTCGGCATGGGCGAAGCCACCCACGGAACCCGCGAATTCGCCCAGCTGGTCCACCTCACCTTGATGTCGCTGGCCCAAGCGGGATCGGTGCGCGCCCTCGCATTGGAGATGGGCCTGGTCGAGGCGTTCGGGGTGGACGCCTATGTCCAGGGCGACGGTCCGGACCCCCTTCCCGCGCTCCCGCCCCCCTTCCGGGTGCTGGAATTCCGGAACCTGCTTGTCGCCCTGAGGACCCACAACCTGGAGCGGGACCGCGGCTCGAGGATCAGGGTCCATGGCATCGACATGATGGATCCGGGCCCTCCCTTCCACCATGCCCTGGCTTTCTTCCGGAGGACGGATCCAGAATCCGCAAGGGTGCTGGAACGCCGCGTGAAGGGACTCTTGCTGGCACAGCCCATCGCCAAGGTGACCGCACCGCCGAACCGGATCGCCTGGAGGGCGGCGCTGGACGGGCTGCTGGCGCGGATGGACGCCCGGAAGAAGGCCTTCATCCGGGCCGCGGGGGAGACCGGTTTCGCCCGCCAGCGCCAGGCCCTGGTGGTCCTGGGGCAGTTCATCCCCGTGGCCGGGGATGTCCCGAGAGGGCTTGAGGCGAGGGAAAATGCCATGGCTGAAAACGTGTACTGGGTCCTCCGCCAGGAGGGGGTCGGCGCCCGTGTCCTCCTGTGGGCCCACAACGGGCACATCACCAAGGCTGCCCAGGGCCCCTGCGGATTCCCGACCCTGGGCTGGCGGCTCAGCCAGGGCCTCGGCCCGGGCTACGTGGCGCTGGGAACCGCCTTCGGCCGGGGGGGGTTCCTGGCCTTCAGGACGTTGGGAGGAATTCTCGAACCGGTGCCCCGCACCGTGGAACCGATGGCTCGGGGGACGCTGGATGCCGCCCTGGCCTCGACCGGGGAGCCCAGGTTCTTCCTGGACCTCCGGAAGGTCCCTTCGGCGGGACCGGTCCGGCGCTGGCTGAGCGAACCGCAGGGAACCTGGTTCGTCAACCTGGAATACGATCCGGCCCACCCTGCGGAATCCATGGTGATGGATCCCGTGGTGGACCGGTACGATGCCCTGGCGTTCTTCGCGGAAACGGCGCCCTGTCAGTACTGGACGATGGGGTAG
- a CDS encoding DMT family protein, protein MTVRTWLPITLLVVSNVFMTFAWYGHLKSQRDAPLLVAILTSWGIAFFEYSLMVPANRIGYGRYSLPQLKVIQEVVTLCVFAVFAVFYMRERLTLNHVWAALCLVGAVFFTFRR, encoded by the coding sequence ATGACCGTCCGCACCTGGCTCCCCATCACGCTGCTGGTGGTCTCCAACGTCTTCATGACCTTCGCCTGGTACGGGCACCTGAAGTCCCAGCGGGACGCCCCGCTCCTGGTGGCCATCCTCACCAGCTGGGGCATCGCCTTCTTCGAGTACTCGCTCATGGTCCCGGCCAACCGCATCGGCTACGGGCGCTACTCCCTGCCCCAGCTGAAGGTGATCCAGGAGGTGGTCACCCTCTGCGTCTTCGCGGTGTTCGCGGTGTTCTACATGCGCGAGCGGCTCACCCTCAACCACGTCTGGGCCGCGCTGTGCCTGGTGGGGGCGGTGTTCTTCACTTTCCGGAGGTAG
- a CDS encoding carbohydrate-binding protein: protein MLSHTLLLAVLVAPAQSVHPPWAPGVAYNVRDLVSYLGVEYVCWQAHTSRAGLEPPAAPSLWRVFSGRETAVPAVPLGLAAVAVGPARIVVTWSLVPGATGYDLLVDGTVVGGAASPYQHKGLTPGSAHAYRVRAVNEGVSSAWSEAVTCSTERATSGK from the coding sequence ATGCTGTCCCACACCCTGCTGCTGGCCGTCCTCGTCGCCCCCGCCCAGAGCGTCCATCCCCCCTGGGCCCCGGGCGTGGCCTACAACGTCCGGGATCTGGTGAGCTACCTGGGGGTGGAGTACGTGTGCTGGCAGGCGCACACTTCCCGCGCGGGGCTGGAGCCCCCGGCGGCGCCCTCCCTGTGGCGGGTGTTCTCCGGGCGGGAGACGGCCGTCCCTGCGGTGCCCCTGGGGCTGGCGGCCGTGGCGGTGGGACCCGCCCGGATCGTCGTCACCTGGAGCCTGGTCCCGGGCGCCACCGGCTACGACCTCCTGGTGGATGGAACCGTGGTGGGCGGGGCGGCGAGCCCCTACCAGCACAAGGGGCTGACCCCCGGCTCGGCCCACGCCTACCGGGTGCGGGCGGTGAACGAGGGCGTCAGCAGTGCCTGGAGCGAGGCCGTCACCTGCTCGACGGAGCGGGCTACCTCCGGAAAGTGA
- the ubiE gene encoding bifunctional demethylmenaquinone methyltransferase/2-methoxy-6-polyprenyl-1,4-benzoquinol methylase UbiE, giving the protein MPEGSKVQAMFSGIAGKYDLLNHVLSLGTDFYWWRRMARASGAAPGRRYLDVAAGTGDSSLALARRGAEVISTDFTQEMLRLGPGKFRRKGRERLIWASVGADAQHLPFRAETFDGITICYGIRNVEDRALAYGEFRRVLRPGGRLTILEFSRPRFAWLRAFYDLYSRRILPKVGGWISGDPGAYTYLPESIRSFPDQPSLARELAEAGFREVGWTDLTGGIVALHLGVK; this is encoded by the coding sequence ATGCCAGAGGGAAGTAAAGTCCAGGCCATGTTCTCCGGCATAGCCGGCAAATATGACCTGCTCAATCATGTTCTCTCCCTCGGCACGGATTTCTACTGGTGGCGCCGCATGGCCAGGGCCTCCGGGGCCGCCCCGGGCCGGCGCTACCTGGACGTGGCCGCGGGCACGGGGGACTCCTCCCTGGCCCTGGCCCGGCGCGGAGCGGAGGTGATCTCCACGGATTTCACCCAGGAGATGCTGCGCCTGGGCCCGGGCAAGTTCCGCAGGAAGGGGCGGGAACGCCTCATCTGGGCCTCCGTGGGCGCCGACGCCCAGCACCTGCCCTTCCGGGCGGAGACCTTCGACGGCATCACCATCTGCTACGGCATCCGCAACGTCGAGGACCGCGCCCTGGCCTACGGGGAGTTCCGGCGGGTCCTGCGGCCCGGGGGCCGGCTCACCATCCTGGAGTTCAGCCGGCCCCGCTTCGCGTGGCTTCGGGCCTTCTACGACCTCTACAGCCGCAGGATCCTCCCGAAGGTGGGAGGCTGGATCAGCGGAGACCCCGGAGCCTACACCTACCTGCCCGAGAGCATCCGCTCCTTCCCCGACCAGCCCAGCCTGGCCCGGGAGCTCGCGGAGGCCGGGTTCCGGGAGGTGGGGTGGACCGACCTCACGGGCGGCATCGTGGCCCTGCACCTGGGCGTGAAATAG